TTGCTGCCGCAAGTCCGGGTCTTGCTTTACCTGCTGCGCAACCGCATACGGAGTTTACAAAGACGAAGGTAGTACCTTCTTTACTTAATTCGTTTTTTACTTCTTCGGGAGTATAAAGCTCAGTGAATCCTATTTCCTTTGCTTCATCTCTCATTGGTTGAACCATTATTGGATCGTACATAGTATATTATTCTTTTATTTAAACCTGTGTGTTATTTTTTAAGTATTTATCGAACCAGCGTCTTCTCATCACCGCTGTTTCTTTTTTCTGTTTTGTAAGATAGTGGTCACCGCCCTGTATCAATCTTAACTCAGTATAAACATTATTTTCTTTCAAAAGATTAAACATATCAACTGAATCCTGCGCGGCTACATGTGTATCTGCTTTGCCGTGAATTAAAAGCACTGCAACATTCTTCTTTATTTTGTCTGCAAAGTGAACCGGAGAACGTTCTATTTTTCTTTCTTCAAATACATGCGGATTATCTGTTCCGAACTGAACTTTAAACGCCTCAGAAAGATTGTTCTGCATTTTCTCGGTGCGAATTAAATCTGCAAGTCCTGAAATGACAACTGCGCATTTAATTCTATCAGTTAAAGTCAGCGCTTTAAAGGTCATCATTCCTCCCCTGCTCCAGCCTTCCATTCCGATATTTGTCGTATCGCAGTAATCAAGCTCTTCTGCAAGCGGAATCAAATTCATTACATCGTTAATATCTTTACCGCCGAACTCTTCGCCTATTCTGTATTCGCTTGCAAGGACTACATAGCCCCATGAAGCAATTTCACCGTACATTCCTCTTGCAAGGAATTCATCTATCAATCCGTTTTTAAGGTTTCCGCCTCTGTTCCAGATTATCAGAGGATATTTCTTTGTCGTATCGACTGGATGAGCAAGATAACCGTTTACTTCAAGACCATCTGACTCATATTTTATTCTGTAAACTTTAGTGGAATCTATTACTTCTTCGCCCCAGCCTTTTTTAATTAAGTTTAATTGGTCCGGCTGCAGCTCTATTTCTTTTTGGGATATAAACATTAAATATTTGCGCTCTCCTCGAGCTCAAAAAATCTATATTGAGCAACTTTTAAATCGAACGTCTGACCGTTTCTGTAAATTTTTTCATTCGGGGAAGGAAGAACGTTTTCAACTTTTACTGTGGCCCAGCATCCGCCATCGTAACTGATAACACTGGCATCGTATAGTTCAGTTCCTTTGTACTCAACTCTGTAGGTATGTCCCGTAACGAGATTTTCGTTAATAGGTTTTTTAAGATTGTGCTTCATTAATTAAATAAGATAGTTCAAAATGATATTACATCAGATTAGCCTTAAAGATACACAAATTAAATGATGTATTTAAGGTAATTTAGTTGTCAGCAACCGGTTGCCGGTTTTCGGTAAATAATTCGTTTTTTGGCGAATCGTATCTAACCTTCTGAATATTAAATGTTAATTTTTACTAATTAATTCCCGTTTTTAACGTAGTAAAAACTAACCAGTTCCATATTGTAACAGTATTATTCTACATATCTGACCACCCCCTTCCCCCTCCTTAGAAAAAGGAGGGGGTCTGCCATGCTCGTTCCCAAAATCCAAAGGTGGGAAGTAATTCAATTTTATAGTGAAATAGTCGGTTTTTATTATTCATTATTAATTACTAATTATTAATTATAAAAATTGGTCGGGAAATAGTCGGATTCTTTTAATTTCAGATTTCAGATTTCAGATTTAAAAAATGTCGGGTTTCTGTCGGGTTTTATGTTACATCCGATATTGTAAATTAATACAGCATTTTACTATTTAAAAAAATCTGGTTACATTATTCATTACTAATTAATAATTACACGAATTGGTCGGGTTTTATTATTCATTATTCTCTACTAATTGTTAATAATAAAAATTCGTTTGCAGAATTTTTTTTGAAATGACGGATTTTTGACGGATTTTCAAAATACAATTGTTGTTTTTTCAATACCGGGATATTTCGTAACTCATCAATAGCATTTTTCAAACTCTCAACAATATTAATAAATAATTAAAAATTATACGAATTTATATAGAAAGAATACAAATTGAAATCTATTCTTCCCTATTAGTAGGTATGAGGAAATTTATTTTTATGAGTAACTTCAAATGAGCTTAAACAGCTCATCTAAATTTTTGCTTGTTATCGGCTTGGATATAAAATCTTCTACATACTCATTTGCTTTTGCCCGTTCAATATCGCTGTAATTTACGCTTGATGTAAGAATATATACTTTGACTTCAGTTTCATTTTGTGAGAGTTTCGCATACTCTTCTAAAAACTCCCAGCCTGTCATAATCGGCATATTTATATCCAGTAGAATAATTATTTTCCCGTAACTTTTTTGGTCTAATGCATTGCTCAAAAATTTCATCCCTTCTACCGGCTCTGTATAGGCTAATATAAATGTATCATTTCTTCCTTCTTTCAAAATTTTTTTACTGATAAGTAATTTATTTATGGAGTTGCAAATCGAATCATCATCAACTAATAGAATAAGTTTATTTCCGGGGTTCATTTGGGCTATCCGTCTGTTTATATTTTAAGATTTTTTAAATTTAATTGTAAATGTAGTTCCTTTATCAACTTCACTTTCAACATATATTTCACCGTTCATTGATTCTACCTGACTCTTTACCATAAACAGCCCCATACCTTTTCCTTCTTTATGTAGATGGAATCTGTTGTAAAGTCCGAATATCTTTTCTTTATTCTTTAATAAATCTATACCGATTCCGTTATCTTCAAACTTCAGATAAATATAATCCGCATCCTCCGAGGAAGTGATTTTTATAAAAGAAGCTCCGTCGCTTTTATATTTTACACTGTTAGTCACAAGATTCTGGAATATACTGTAAATAAAACTTTTCACTGAATACATGGAACGTTTTGCCGCGAAATCTGAAATAATTTTTATTCCCGAATTCTGAATTGCGTGTTCCTCAATATTTTTTATTTCAGAGAGTATGGTTTCAAATACAACTTCTGACTTATCTTCCTCAAATCTCTTCTTAATACTTAAAATGTCATTCATATCTCTGATAACTTCATCAAGTCTTGATGAGGATTTTTTTATCAGCTGATTCATTTCAAGCCTTGATTCTTCATCCAGATTATTTTCTTCAAGGAGAGCGCTTATTCCAAGTATATTTGCAATCGGCGCGCGCAGATTGTGCGATACCATATAAGTAAATTGTTCGAGTGCGCTGTTCCTCTTAAGTAAATCGCTGAACATCTTATCACGCTCTTCCTGAACTTTTGTAAGTTCGGTTACATCCTGTGTTGAACCGATAATTTTCAAAGGCACGATATTTTTTTCATCATAAACAATATAAGCACGTTCGAATACATTGAATGTCTTTCCATCCTTTCTTACTAAACGATATCCGCCTTCCCAATACCTTTTTTTCTTTTCACTGGCCACCACTTCCGTAGATTCAACTTTGGCTAAATCCTCAGGATGTATATATTTCTCCCAGTCTTTAAATGACATTTTGTTTTCGGGGAATTCTTCGCCAAACATTTCTTTATATCCCCCGCCGAGAAGAATTTCGTAAGTTTTTAAATCCATTTCCCAAATAGTTTCATGAGTTGCCTTGGATAAATATTCATATCTTCTTGTTGCTTCTTCAAGCTTATTATAATAATTTTCAGTCTCAGTTATATCAACTATTGTACCGTTCACTAAGGTATGGCCGTTATCTAATCTTGTCGGAAC
This is a stretch of genomic DNA from Bacteroidota bacterium. It encodes these proteins:
- a CDS encoding S9 family peptidase, whose amino-acid sequence is MFISQKEIELQPDQLNLIKKGWGEEVIDSTKVYRIKYESDGLEVNGYLAHPVDTTKKYPLIIWNRGGNLKNGLIDEFLARGMYGEIASWGYVVLASEYRIGEEFGGKDINDVMNLIPLAEELDYCDTTNIGMEGWSRGGMMTFKALTLTDRIKCAVVISGLADLIRTEKMQNNLSEAFKVQFGTDNPHVFEERKIERSPVHFADKIKKNVAVLLIHGKADTHVAAQDSVDMFNLLKENNVYTELRLIQGGDHYLTKQKKETAVMRRRWFDKYLKNNTQV
- a CDS encoding response regulator, translated to MNPGNKLILLVDDDSICNSINKLLISKKILKEGRNDTFILAYTEPVEGMKFLSNALDQKSYGKIIILLDINMPIMTGWEFLEEYAKLSQNETEVKVYILTSSVNYSDIERAKANEYVEDFISKPITSKNLDELFKLI